tccattgttcagttgtgaagaGTGTAGCCACTTGTTCTAGGTGAAGTTCAACCTTAACAGGTCTTCACTGAAACACTGGTATATCGAACAGCAATTGGAACAGAGGACACAATGGGCCctcgagatctggtgggggattgctgaaatctgagatgggctctaggcccatattgcaatttctgaaaaatctctaagggcccatgtgggttatatggcactaggtgtagtgggaagtttagtcccaccccggaagtggaaggagagttggagtggtttataagggtttctcttctacatgctattggagcttgagaagagaagaggccctcgcgcactcctcctccgccgcccgcccgccACGCCACCctgtcacgacgcgccgcgggttgcgattgagccgagccgagctcacacctacgcgcttattttgccagtcactaacggagagttttctgacagctggccacgatttgagacgtcggatcgtgggctgtcacggactcggacgtgggtcgagcccacgtctctccacgcgGCTGCGCCTTACGGTGTCTCCAACCCTAGCGCCACGAACAGAACATCTCTCACCCGCGCACGCCCACCGTCGTTCCTTCGCTGTGCTGCCGCCGGTGACTCCATCCCGTCCGCCGCGTACACGGTCGAcgggagagcaggtctccgaaaccacgcccttctggtttgtacggggtgaggggcgaataggtttttgggcagcgattacgcgactgctcgcttccgatcgtctacttcctctacgtccgcgtcgccttcatcatcaccatgtccaccgacaccgaccgtgccgccgccgagaaagctgaagccgacaagaaggccgccaaggacgccgctgctgccaccaaagccgcggcctctgcgtggcctactggagggtataacTCGTTTATCCCGCTCCTGATTATTTTCATATTAGCAGTACTAGCAGTACGTGTAGATTTGTCTACTGTTTGCTTAGTACGTGCATGTTTAGATCAGAGTCACTACGTCATCAACTTAGTCAATGCCATGCTAGTGATTTACTCATGGATTAATTTAATCGAAAAATTGCCTATTTACTCAACACAGATCGCGCCGCACCGCGTTGGTGTTGTTCTTTACAGTAATATATATGATCTCGGCGCAAAATTCCAACGTGTCTTGGAAGTTCTCAATCTTATCTTTCTAAATCACTTCTTTTCTTGTTTGCGGACTGGCTTTTAAAATCCTTTAACACTTTTGTTCTGTTATACTCCTCATATTATGCGGGACGTGTAGGTCAATTAGTTAGCCAGCTATTAAATTGAAAAAAAATGGGTAAGAACCACTGCATTGTTTTACTAGTGTTGGCATCCACATCGCTTAACTTTGAAACTCATGATTCAGGCAGAGCTGCTTGTAGCTTCCGAGTGTGGGCGAAATATCTGGCTAGCCTCCCCTCCGAACATCGCTTGTATCCCTCTGTGCAATAAAGCTTCTCGGTTGCTATAATAATTGTTTTTTCAGCTAAAAAGAGTTGTTGTTTTTCCCTTTAATGCCTCTTTAGATTATAGAAAACCCATTTGCGTGAGATATGCTCTTTTCTTCAAAAGAATGGATTTATGCTATTTGTTTGAAGAACGGGTTTATGCTCTTAGTTTTTATCATAGGTTAATGAATTTACAACACGGTAAAGGCAAAGCGCAAGTGAGTGAGCTGGTCATAGTGCGTGACGGGTCGTTGGTCTGCCGTGCAAAACTGCGCGTGCACCATGTAGATGGTGTGTGTGCTAATGTGCGTGTGGGTCGCGACGTGTTGGTGTCATTTATAATAATGTACATGATTTGGGCTCTAACGGGGTGGAAAATCAGATGTGACGTGGAGGTTCTCATGTCTGCTCAAATTGCATTTTTTGTTTTTGCAAACTGGCTTTTAAATTCCTTTTAACACTTTTATTATGTTACTTCTCAGATTATGCAGGATGTGTAGGTCGATTTGTTAGCTAGCTACAGTGTTAAATTAAAAAATGGTTAAGATTCAGTGCATTACTTTACAAATGTTGATATGAATGTCATTGGCTCCGCCCCCTAGGTCATGTAATTTCGAGGCTTATAATTTAGTCAAAGTTGCTTGTAGCTTAGAGTGTGAACGAAATATGTGGCTCGCCTTCCCACAGAACATAGCTTGTGTCCCTGTGAACATTATGGTTGCTCTAAAAATAATAATTCTTTTGACTAAAGAAGTTCTTGTTTTTCTTTAAGGCCTCTTTGGATTATAGAAGGTTCATTTATGTAAAATATGCTCTTTTTTAAGAAATGATGgattttttttgcgggtgaagAGAGGATGGATTATGCTCTTTAAAAAAAAGATTTATGCTCTTAGTATTCATCATAGATTGATGAATTTATAACGAGGCGTAGGTAAAGTGCAAACGTGAGTGAGCTGATCATAGCGCGTGATAGGCCGTTAGTCCGCCGTGCAAAAATGTGCGTGTGCGTCAGATGTCGTCTATGCTGATGTAACGGTGAACGTGACAACGTGCATCGAGCCGTATTGGTGTCCTTTACAATAATGTATATGATTTTAGCTCTAAAAGGAGATAAATTCCGATGTGCCATGGAAGTTCTCAAACTTGTCTTTTAAATTACTTTCTTTTTGCCATGAACCAGCTTTTAAAATCCTTTAACGCTTTTATTCTGTTCTTAGATTATGCAAGATGTGTCGGTCGATTAGTTTGGTAGCTATTAAATAAATTATAAAAATGGGTAGAACCACCGCATTATTTTACAATCTTGACATCAATGTCTCTGCTATACAAACCCATACACAACAATATAATACAAATATCCACAAACAATTGAAAGCGCAAAcacacaacaagcacacaagtCAACCGAGAAATTATGACTGAGCAAAAAACAATGGAAAAGAAACCAAACTCAATACCATTAGGTAAGGCACCCAGAGCTTTCTATATACAGATACATCAGCTCAACCTCACACTCACATCAAAGCAAAGGCGACGTCTCAACCTCACCCACAAAGTCACTAGATGCACACATCAGACCGGtgtcacacacgcacacacacaaggAAAGTATCTGCTCGTCTTTTCCCGGACGGCATTGCCATTGAAACTGTGCAGTTCCACACGAAAGATGATGGCCGCCGGCTCGACGGCGAAAACCGCGTGCCGCCGCCATGGCCGTCCTAGAGCTTCAGCTTCACCATGGCCGGGTGGCGGTGCGAGTCGACCAGGATGGACCACAGGACGTGCACATCTTCGTCCTCGCAGGACTTGACGTCCTTGTACAGGATCCTCATCCCCCTCCCTGCCAACAAGCACAACAATGTCAGTGCCTAGCAAACAACAATGGCACAAGGAAGAGAAAAACAGAGCCCCATTCCCCCCAACCGTCCACAATGCTACAACAGAAGAAATCAAGATTTCCACAACAAAGCAAACAAGACGAGAAGTCGGTCGATCTTACGGTATTTGCGCGCCGAATGTGCGCggacaatgatcttcctcaggggGGAGAAGAGGGAGCGGAGCCACCCCATGAGGAAGGCAGGAAGCCTTGATGATAGAGCCCGAGGGTTATGGCCTCATGGGGTGGGGTGGGGTGAAATGAGGGAGCAGAGCAGAGGCTGCAAGGCAGGGATGTATGTATGCAGGGGAGAGGAAACAAAAAGGGGTCTAGGTTAGAGAGGAAGTAACCATCAATCAGGCCCTGCTTTTTGGCACGAGGTGAAGTTCAGTGCACTGTACCCTTCTTCCCCTCCACCCCTGCCACATGTCTTGGGCTTCCTTCCTTGCAACCCAATCATGGTGCTTTTCAGCCATTTTGTTCTGGTATCTTGTCCCTTTCCTCTTCTTACTCTTCCTACCTCCTCCCCCTTTCGACAAGGCCGTGGCCGGCCCCAAACCTAACCATGAAAAAGAATCATGTGAGTGAGTGCTGCCAATTCTGAAATCTCCAcagcaaaaaacaaaacaaaaatctGCATTTCGGCATCATCGCTATCATTACATAATCTATACTGGTGGAGGACTGCAGATGAACCTTCTTTTTCTCCTGGAATAGTAGCTGAATCAACTATTCTTAGTTTTTAGTAACGGCAGCTACACTTGCAGTGCAAGAGCGCACTTGAATAATGGTAGCTGGTTTTGGAATAGCATGGCAGTTCAATATTCATAGCTTTTAGTACAAGTATATATACGGTTGCTGATTTTGGGCGGTGCAATTTTACAAGTATGAAACATGATTTCACCTACTTCTAGGAGAATTGCAGttcacacacatacacacacttTACAAGTATGAAACATGAAAAAGAATAATGTGAGTGAGTGCTGCCAATTCTGAAATCCCCGCGGCGATAACTGCATTTCAGCGCCATCACCATCGTAGTACTATATTATATACTGATGAGGACTGCACATGGACTTTTTAATTTTTCTTCTAGAATAGTAGCCCATGAACTAAATCTGTTAAACTTGTAGTGCAAGAGTTCACCTGAATACACTAGAAAACTGGTGGCTGGTCTTGGTATATCATGGTGGTTCAATATTCTTAGCTTTCAGTACAAGTAAATGGTTGCTGCTTTTGGGTGGCGCAAGATTACAAGTATGAAACATTATCTTGCCTACTTTTAGGAGTATCACGATTCACACATAGTATTGTTTAGCATAGTATGGAAGTCACTTAAGATTAATTAACTATGTGCTAAGCTTAAACTAACATTTTATTTTTAGATAGATATATTATGTCTAGTCACCAAACCTTTTCGCTACTGCAAGCCTCTCCTTATGTGAGAATTTAATATAAAATTCGCTTAATCAATACTAAAATGCAGTAAATCCCTCTTAATGATGTGTTACGCTCACGAGCTCGACCCAACATTCAGTACAAAGTATCTTTATTTGGGACAGCAAATTATATGTGTAAAATTAGCATGTTTCTAAGCACACATGTTTTTTTAAGGAAGACACCTCAGGGGTATTCATTGATTAGATAAACATGTTACATCCTTGATTATTTCAATCTCTAGATATGTGAAGGAATCCTGCACTAATGGCATGACCCACTTGTCTGATCGAAGAGATGGTTGGCCTGAGTTTCCATTCAACCGATGGCATTAGGAATATGTCGCATCGATTGCTTGAACAACAGCTATATTATCAGATAACAGGGTGCAGTTATTGATTTGAAGCTGATCGAACATATGTGTGGCTACAAGTAAAGCATGAGCTTCTGCATCAGCTACAGAGAAGCAGAGCTTGCACTTTGATACATGCAGAGATGCATGGCGTGTTGGCACAAATGTAAATTTCAAGACCTGCAGCATGAGATTGAGAAATAGAAGCAAGTTGCTGCCGGATGATGTTCACCGTCTGTCAGTCGATCTGCTCCATTAAATATAGATGGTACCAGCAAAACATTAGACTGGCAGGGGAGGGAGGTCTCTGCACAAAGGGCTAGAGCGTGAGAGCGACATGCGCATTAGCAGTGTGCAGAACAGAATGGATAGTGGTGTTTTCCCCCTTAAAACTTGGATCATTTCTAGCTTTCCAAATGTGCCAGAGAAGATAGAGGTCATAATCAATTACAGAAGACTCAGGTGCTTGAGAAAAGATAGTATGAATAAAACTAGCACATGTGAAATTATCATCAGAGTGGGCCTCAGTTCAAAAGGATGGATAGAGTGAAACCAAATAGCTCTGGAGTAAGGGCAGTTGAAGAATTAGTGTTCGTCTGTTTCAAGATCTCCAAATCTATCGCAGTTGGGAGAAACTTTTTAAAATTCTCCCATGCAACAGCCAAAGATTTAGTAAGTGGTCTCCAAACAAAAGTCTGAACACTAGCAAGAACATTTTCATTTTTCCAAACTTGTTTAACAAAGCCGAGGCTAATCTGATTAAAGTTCATCTCAGTGATAGTATCATTTATTTTTGGTTAATGTAAGAAGATTCTGTAGGCACTTTGAGATGTACAGTTACCTGATTTGGAGGGTCTCCAGCAAACATCTTGCCCATGCTCCAAGTGCTCGTCCAGTGTTATATGAATACATTTAATCAATTTCCTTTAAGATATATGAATAGATTTAATCAATTTCCTTTAAGATAACCCCAGAATAGACAAGTTTTAGAATCATAATTTTACAATTGATGATAAGCTTTGCCATAAATGATAAGACAAAATTTTCAAATGCATGACACAAAGGAACAGAACAAATTATTTGAAAGTCTATTATTAAAGGTACTATTCCATATTCTCTAAGAATTAGAGAAACTTTTAATACCACGAAACTCAACCTCAGTATTGATTTGTTAACCGCTAGCACTGCAGATCAAGTCATCCTGGCAGAAAAACACACAAATGAATTCCCGTAAAGTAtcccctccgttccaaattactcgtcgtggttttagttcaaatttgaactaaaaccacgacgagtaatttggaacggtgggagtagtattcAAATGCTATGGCCGTGGCCTCGTGGTCGTGGGTGCACAAAATCAGGAACACTAGTCAAAAAAGATAAACAGCCAGTCCTAGTTGAGATTTGCATGGAGCACAGGTTCTTCAAGGTCCATTCTGCGCCAGCCACCGGCCAAAGACGACAACTGATCCACCTTATCATACAACCCAAGGAGACCACCGGTGTGAACAAACAGGACCTTTCGCCCTTCCCACTTGGCTTGATTATCTGACATGTCCTTCAGCATATCGTAAGCCGCCTTCCCGGTGTAGACCGGATCGAGCACGATGCCTGTCGCCGCAGCGACATCCTTCACAAATCTAAGTTCATCACCCGTGCTCTTGGCATAACCCAAGCCCTTGGCATCTTCAATGCTGACTATATCATGTGAGTCCAGACCAGACTGAAGCCCATCGATCAGACCTTGAACACAGTCATAGAAGTATTTAGGGCCATAGCAGACAGAGAAGGCGTGGACTTTGGCCTTCAGGCTACTCAGCTGCGATCCCAAAGCGAGGCCGGCGACGGTTCCGCCGCTGCCGCACGCGACAACAATGTCATCAAACTGAAGACCACCATCAGATGACTGAATTTGTTCCTCAATCTCCCTTACTGCTTCGATGTATCCCCAATTCCCCAGTGCGTTCGATCCGCCGGCAGGGATCACGTACGGCCGCCGCCCCTCTTCCAGGAGCCTCTTCTTCAGCAGTTCGGTGAG
This sequence is a window from Triticum urartu cultivar G1812 unplaced genomic scaffold, Tu2.1 TuUngrouped_contig_1281, whole genome shotgun sequence. Protein-coding genes within it:
- the LOC125526658 gene encoding uncharacterized protein LOC125526658; the protein is MGWLRSLFSPLRKIIVRAHSARKYRRGMRILYKDVKSCEDEDVHVLWSILVDSHRHPAMVKLKL